From the genome of Deltaproteobacteria bacterium:
GAACCCAGGGTATGGACGCCGGCCTCAAAGCAGCAAGATCGAGCTACATCGGCGGCTTCCTCGGCACCAGCAACGTCCAGGCCGGCAAAATTTACGACCTGCCCATCTATGGAACCATGGCCCACTCTTATGTTGAAAGTTTCGACCGAGAAATCGATGCCTTTCGCGCTTTTGCCAAATCTTTCCCAGACAACACTATCCTGCTCATTGACACCTATGATACACTGGCCGGAGCTCGCAAAGCAGTGAAGGTGGCTGAAGAGATGCGTGCTGCTGGCAAGGCCCTCAGGGCCGTCCGTCTAGACAGCGGCGACATGGTGCAACTCAGCCGCCAGGTCAGGAAGATTCTAGACGATGCTGGCTTTCCCGAAGTAAAGATCTTCGCCAGTGGGGGCTTTGACGAGTTCAAGATCCAGGAGATACTTGCGGCAGGTGCCTGTATCGACGCCTTTGGCGTGGGCACCAAACTGGGCGTTTCGGCGGACGCACCCTATCTGGATGCTGCCTACAAGATGGTCCAGTACAACGGCCGTCCGGTCCTCAAACTGAGCAGCGGCAAGGTTTCGCTGGCTGGACCCAAGCAGGTGTTCCGCCAGTATGATGAGCATGGCATGTTCCGCAGTGATCTTATCGGCTTGCGGGATGAAGACGTTGCTGACGCCGATGCTCTGCTGGTAGTGGCCATGCAGCAAGGAAAACGGCTGCTGCCAAATGAACCGACGAACCAGATTCAACAGAGATTCCGCCAGGAATTTGCTCAACTGCCGGACATTTACAAGAGCCTCCAGGGCACTCGCAACTACCCCGTGGGCATCACTGCAAAGTTGCAGGCGCTCCAGGATCAGGTCCAGTTGAAGATTCACCAGCAAGAACTGGCCAAACCCTTATGATGGTCATATCTTGCTAGTGCTTGATGCTCACCCCTCAATCACAGGACTGAACCCATGACCAGACCAGAACGTGCCGTTTCTTTTTACGACGAACACCTCGAGACCATGCCATGGGAAGAAAAAGAACAACTCTTGCAACAACAACTTCAAAAGATGGTGCGCTTTGCCTATGAACGCTCCGAGGCCATGAGGCAAAAGTTCCTTGCCGCTGGAATCGAGCCCACAGAGGTGCAGAACATTGAGGATCTCCAGAAGCTGGCAATTACCTCGAAGGCAAAAATGCGCCAACTGCAGCAGGCGACTCCACCTTTTGGCGGCTTTCTCGCTGTGGATCCTGGAGAACTCAGGAGGATCTATACTTCGCCAGGGCCAATCTTTGATCCTGAGGGACGGCAGCCGGATTACTGGCGGCTGCAGTCGTGTTTTTACAACTGCGGCTTTCGCGCTGGCGATCGGGTGATGAACACCTTCTCCTACCACCTGACGCCCGGAGGCCTCATGTGCGACGAGGCCCTCACCGGCATAGGCTGCACAGTGATCCCGGGCGGCGTGGGCAATACAGAAACCCAGCTGCAATTGCTGCAAGAACTGCGCATCAATGGCTATATCGGCGTGCCCAGCTTCTTGCAGACTCTGATCGAACGCGCCGAGCAGAGTGGCAAAGACTTTCGCCGGGAGTTTCACCTGCAAACGGCGGTCACTGCCGGAGAAATGCTCAGCAGCAGCGCCCGGACAACCCTGCAGCATCATTATGGCATTACGGTGCGACAGTTTTATGCCACAGCAGACGTGGGAGCCATTGCCTATGAGTGCCAGGCACAAAACGGCATGCACTTTGCCGAACACCGCCTCATTGAGGTTGTGGACCCGGATACCGGGGCCCAGCTTGGCCCTGGTGAAGTTGGCGAGGTGGTGGTCACCCTTCTGGACAACGAGGTCTATCCTCTCATTCGCTTCGGCACCGGCGACCTTTCATATTACGAAGATACACCCTGTGACTGTGGCCGTTCTTCGCCCCGCCTGATGAAACTGGTGGGCAGAGTGGACCAGCTCACCAAAGTTCGGGGCATGTTCATTCACCCCTCCCAGATAGATGAACTGACAGCTGCTTTCCCAGAAATCAACCTTGCCCAGGCCGTGGTCAATCGGTCGGCCAACCAGGACACCCTTACTCTGCAGGTTGTCCTGCGCCAGGAGCCGTCTTCCCGTGAGGATTTTGCCGGCAAATTGCAGGACAGGGCTCGCAGTGTGCTGAAACTGAGGGCTGATGTGGCCTTTGTCCAGGAAGATGAAATAAGTGAACCCGAAAAACGTATAATTGATCTCAGGAAATGGGACTAACCAGAACCGAAGGAGGAGGACCATGCCTAGGTATGTCATACTGGCAAAATTGACTGACGATGCCATCAGAGCGGTGAAAATTGCCCCTAAACGCATTGACAAGGCCATCAAGAACCTGGAGGATATGGGAGGGAAGCTGATTTCCTTTTACGCAACCATGGGAGAATATGACTACGTGGCCATCGGGGAAGCTCCCAACGATGAAGTTGCCATGGCTTTCCTTCTCAGACTGGGCGCCAGCGGAGATGTGCGGACAACCACTTTGCGTGCCTTCAGCAGAGATGAGCTGGCAGAGCTGGTGAAAAAGCTGCCATAGGGCTGAAAACATCCAGAGTTCGTGCTTTACCATCTATATCATTGCTGCCTGGCCTGGATATCTTCATTGATGTCCAGGTAAAAGGAATTTTTGCGGCCTGTTGCAACACGGCCATGACAGGTTTCACTGTCAAAATGATTCAAGGAAGCTGAAGAAGTTGCAAGATATTCCCAGCACCCCCGAGGCAAACACTCCTCAACAATTGCAGCCCCAGTCTCTCCGTTCACATCTGAGTGCTATTCTATTATTGGCGGCGATCTTTTTTCTCAACTTCCTTGCCAGGATTACCCTTGCCCCTTTGCTGCCCACCATTGAACAGGATCTGCACATAGGCCACACCATGGCAGGCTCACTTTTCTTTTTCATATCTGTTGGCTATTTTCTCTCTCTGCTGGCATCCGGCTTTGTGGCTTCTCGTCTCACTCACAGGACAACCATCATTATTTCTGCCACTGCTGTTGGTGCCGCCCTTCTGGCTGTGTCGCGCAGCAGCAACCTCCTGGAGGTGCGCTTGGGGTTGTTTCTCCTTGGCCTGGCTGCCGGACTCTATCTACCCTCGGGCATCTCGACTCTCACTTCTCTGGTCAGCCCGGAAAAATGGGGCAAGGCCCTGGCTATCCATGAAATTGCCCCTAATCTGGCAGCTGTGGCAGCGCCGCTAATAGCCGAGGTTCTGCTGCACTGGTTTTTCTGGAGAACGGTGCTGGCCCTGTTGGGTGGAGCCTCTCTTGTGGTGGGTCTGATCTACTTCTGCTTCGGCAGAGGTGGACAGTTCCTCGGCAGAGCGCCCCAGATGGCCTTTGTCAAGTCACTGCTTGCCCGACCTGCCTTCTGGATCACCACTCTGCTCTTCGGGCTGGCAATTGGAGCCAGCCTGGGAGTCTACGCCATGCTTCCCCTCTATCTGGTTACCGAAAGAGGCTTTGACCGCTCCTGGGCCAACACCCTCGTGGGACTTTCCCGCATCTCCGGGCTGCTGATGGCCTTTGTGGCTGGCTGGGCAACAGACCGCTTTGGCGCCAAGCGCACCATTTCGGGCGTCTTTCTTCTTACAGCTGTTTCCACAGTGCTCCTGGGCGCAGTGCCGAGCAGAGGTATCGTGATCATTGTTTTCATCCAGCCATTGCTGGCCGTCTCCTTTTTTCCAGCCGGACTTGCGGCCCTGTCGTGCCTCGAACCACCTAGCTCACGTAATGTAGCGATTTCACTAACAATCCCCTTTGCTTTCGTCCTGGGGGCAGGTGCCATCCCCACAGGCATCGGCATCATGGCAGATCGGGGCTCTTTTGCAGGAGGATTTATTGTAGTGGGCCTTTTGATACTCTCAGGCTTCGTCCTGTCGCTCTCCTTGAAATTGCCAGCGCCCCATGAGTGCCCCGCGTCTTCGCCGAGATGAAACATGCCAACTTCAGAGCCGGCTACTATGAAACGAGGATAATCGGCACAAACCTTTTAAAGGAAAGGAGAACACCATTCTTACCAGCAAGAGATTCCACAAGCGGCTAGCCAGGAAGTTCGGTGAAGATGTGCGTCTGTTGGACAATGAGGCCGACATCCTTGCTATTGTACTTCCCATGGTGCCAGAGTTTCTCGCTGCCATGGGGTATGAGAACATGCTCCCTGAAGTGGTCGGCCTTCTTCGGGATATTGACAACATCCACACCTTTGTCCTTCTCTCAAATGACGAACCTGCTGGTTTTGCCACTTTCATGGCATCCTTCATGCCGCGAAACCCCACCCTCCACCTCTGGCACATCTTTGTCAGGCCGCAGTACCGAAACCACAGCTACTTGCTTTATGACCTCACAAAATTTCTCATGGACGAACTCTCCCTGGACAATCTTTCTTTTACCAGTGTCAACCATAAGATAGCCGAGCACATGGCAAGGCAATATCAACAGCGCGGCATTCAGGTGAAACTGACCGGCTACTTCTATCGCAGTTTTCATAATACAGAGAAAAGGTACTACCAGTCTTTGCTCAAAGAACTCAGCAGATTGTCTACGGAAATGAAGAAAATGGCGCAAAAATAACCCAAACTCATTGTCAGCCGGCAGCGATAATGCTATCGTTCCATTTCTTGTACTGCCTATGGAAAAATGATAAAAGTTACTGGAAATCGCTTGACCTCATCCAGCAAACAACACAACAGGAAGGAGTTTTGAGATGAGAAAGACAGTGGGCCTGCTGGCTGCAGTGGCTGCGATCATGTTTCTTGCCGGCCAAGTCCTGGCTCAAGATTTCATGGTTTACCCTGCCAAGGGACAGAGCCAGCAGCAGATGGAGAAGGACAAGTTTGAGTGCTACAACTGGGCCAAAGGCCAGACTGGCTTCGATCCCATGCAAACCCCTCGGGCCACCTCGGCCCCGCCTCCCAAGTATGAGGGCAGCACCGCAGGCGGAGCCGTAAGAGGCGGTGTGGGCGGCGGCCTGCTGGGAGCAGGAATTGGAGCCATAGCCGGCGGCAAGAAAGGCGCCAAGAAGGGAGCCCTGATAGGTGGGCTCGGCGGCGCTACCATAGGTGGCGTGAGGAGCCACAGGCAGAAACAGGAACAGGAGCGAGCACGACAACAATGGGCCGAACAGCAGGCGGCACAGTACGCCCACAAACGCAATGCTTACAATCGCGCCTACAAGGCATGCCTCGAAGGCAAAGGCTATTCAGTACAGTAAGAAATTTTGGAGGAAATTATGAGCAAGTGGACTGTAATTGGTCTGATCTTTCTGGGGATCTGCTTTATCACCACCTCGGCCACAGCCGGCGACTTTGACGGCTCCAAACCGTTGCTCTTTTCTGCAATCAAGGTCTTCGAGTGCAGCCCTCAGGGGAGCTGTGACGAGGTAACGGCGGAGAGCATTTCTTTGCCGCAGTTTCTCAAAATCGATTTCAAAGCCAAGAAAGTGACCCCTGCACGGAAAACCGCAGGCAAGAAAGGCAGCGACATTCAGAGCATGAAGGTGGTTGACGGTAAACTCATGCTCCAGGGAGCAGAAGATGGTGTGGAGGGCGTCAGAGACGGCATCGGCTGGACCATGGCCATTTCTGAAGAAACAGGCAAAGCTATACTTACAGCTTCGGGCGAAGAGGTGGCCTTTGTTGTGTTTGGTGCCTGCACACCACTGTAAGACCTCCAGACAGCTATAATTTTTGTCAACTCTTGAAGTTATTCAAGAGAGTCTGCCTAAATTCAGAAAAATTACCCGGGCAGGTTCCTTGTGTGTCTTTTCCTGACGAGGGCTGCCGCCCATGGAAGCCCTCACTTTATTCTGCCACCAGCAGCCCGGCCAGCTTTTGTCGCCCTTGCGCCAGCGGCCGCAGCCATCCCAGTCAAGGAGCACTCTGCCTCAGAATTCTTTCCCGCAACAGCCTTACAGTGGCAGCGATGTCTTTTGCCCGGGTAATGGCGCTGATCATTGCCACCCGCCGAGCTCCCCTGCGCAGCACCTCATCCAGATTGGCCTCATTTATGCCGCCCATAACCGTAAAAGGCACATCCAGTCGAGAACCGATTGTTTCAATAGCATCAGGCCCCAGGAAAGATTTCAGCCCTTTCTTGGTGCCGGTGGGGAATATGGGGCCGATATTGACATAGTCGGCGCCCTCCTGTTGAGCTTGCAGTGCCTGTTCCAGGGAATGGCTGGAAGCACCGATGAGCAGCTCAGGTGCCAGCTTTCTGGCAACTGCCACCGGAAGATCATCCTGGCCAAGATGAACACCATCGGCTTCCACGGCCAGAGCTATGTCAAGATGGTCATTGATTATGAACAGAACACCTTCACTGGCGGTCCGTCTTCTGAAGTGAATCGCCATCTCATACAGGGCGCGCCTGGAGTACTCCTTCTCTCTAAGCTGGACAATGCGAGCGCCACCTTTGAGTATCTCCTCCAGCACCTCCATGTTGGATCTGCCGCCA
Proteins encoded in this window:
- a CDS encoding AMP-binding protein, producing MTRPERAVSFYDEHLETMPWEEKEQLLQQQLQKMVRFAYERSEAMRQKFLAAGIEPTEVQNIEDLQKLAITSKAKMRQLQQATPPFGGFLAVDPGELRRIYTSPGPIFDPEGRQPDYWRLQSCFYNCGFRAGDRVMNTFSYHLTPGGLMCDEALTGIGCTVIPGGVGNTETQLQLLQELRINGYIGVPSFLQTLIERAEQSGKDFRREFHLQTAVTAGEMLSSSARTTLQHHYGITVRQFYATADVGAIAYECQAQNGMHFAEHRLIEVVDPDTGAQLGPGEVGEVVVTLLDNEVYPLIRFGTGDLSYYEDTPCDCGRSSPRLMKLVGRVDQLTKVRGMFIHPSQIDELTAAFPEINLAQAVVNRSANQDTLTLQVVLRQEPSSREDFAGKLQDRARSVLKLRADVAFVQEDEISEPEKRIIDLRKWD
- a CDS encoding GYD domain-containing protein, which produces MPRYVILAKLTDDAIRAVKIAPKRIDKAIKNLEDMGGKLISFYATMGEYDYVAIGEAPNDEVAMAFLLRLGASGDVRTTTLRAFSRDELAELVKKLP
- a CDS encoding GNAT family N-acetyltransferase, which translates into the protein MRLLDNEADILAIVLPMVPEFLAAMGYENMLPEVVGLLRDIDNIHTFVLLSNDEPAGFATFMASFMPRNPTLHLWHIFVRPQYRNHSYLLYDLTKFLMDELSLDNLSFTSVNHKIAEHMARQYQQRGIQVKLTGYFYRSFHNTEKRYYQSLLKELSRLSTEMKKMAQK
- a CDS encoding MFS transporter, whose translation is MQPQSLRSHLSAILLLAAIFFLNFLARITLAPLLPTIEQDLHIGHTMAGSLFFFISVGYFLSLLASGFVASRLTHRTTIIISATAVGAALLAVSRSSNLLEVRLGLFLLGLAAGLYLPSGISTLTSLVSPEKWGKALAIHEIAPNLAAVAAPLIAEVLLHWFFWRTVLALLGGASLVVGLIYFCFGRGGQFLGRAPQMAFVKSLLARPAFWITTLLFGLAIGASLGVYAMLPLYLVTERGFDRSWANTLVGLSRISGLLMAFVAGWATDRFGAKRTISGVFLLTAVSTVLLGAVPSRGIVIIVFIQPLLAVSFFPAGLAALSCLEPPSSRNVAISLTIPFAFVLGAGAIPTGIGIMADRGSFAGGFIVVGLLILSGFVLSLSLKLPAPHECPASSPR
- the thiE gene encoding thiamine phosphate synthase; amino-acid sequence: MNREIRRQMFARVDIYPVTCEHLSGGRSNMEVLEEILKGGARIVQLREKEYSRRALYEMAIHFRRRTASEGVLFIINDHLDIALAVEADGVHLGQDDLPVAVARKLAPELLIGASSHSLEQALQAQQEGADYVNIGPIFPTGTKKGLKSFLGPDAIETIGSRLDVPFTVMGGINEANLDEVLRRGARRVAMISAITRAKDIAATVRLLRERILRQSAP
- a CDS encoding nicotinate phosphoribosyltransferase, whose protein sequence is MRGRAIMTDLYELTMAASYFAQDMFAPATFSLYVRSYPPNRSYFVCAGLHELLDYLESFYFHEDDLEYLEQTSLFRSDFLQYLEKLRFTGEVRAIPEGRIFFCNEPLLEITAPVIQAQLVETYVINTMNFASLIATKASRCVHAADDRRLVDFSLRRTQGMDAGLKAARSSYIGGFLGTSNVQAGKIYDLPIYGTMAHSYVESFDREIDAFRAFAKSFPDNTILLIDTYDTLAGARKAVKVAEEMRAAGKALRAVRLDSGDMVQLSRQVRKILDDAGFPEVKIFASGGFDEFKIQEILAAGACIDAFGVGTKLGVSADAPYLDAAYKMVQYNGRPVLKLSSGKVSLAGPKQVFRQYDEHGMFRSDLIGLRDEDVADADALLVVAMQQGKRLLPNEPTNQIQQRFRQEFAQLPDIYKSLQGTRNYPVGITAKLQALQDQVQLKIHQQELAKPL